From one Eulemur rufifrons isolate Redbay chromosome 23, OSU_ERuf_1, whole genome shotgun sequence genomic stretch:
- the GAN gene encoding gigaxonin isoform X2, producing MAEGSAVSDPQHAARLLRALSSFREESRFCDAHLVLDGEEIPVQKNILAAASPYYIFFPFLRTKLNYNPPKDDGSTYKIELEGISVMVMREILDYIFSGQIRLNEDTIQDVVQAADLLLLTDLKTLCCEFLEGCIAAENCIGIRDFALHYCLHHVHYLATEYLETHFRDVSSTEEFLELSPQKLKEVISLEKLNVGNERYVFEAVIRWIAHDTEIRKVHMKDVMSALWVSGLDSSYLREQMLNEPLVREIVKECSNIPLSQPQQGEAMLANFKPRGYSECIVTVGGEERVSRKPTAAMRCMCPLYDPNRQLWIELAPLSMPRINHGVLSAEGFLFVFGGQDENKQTLSSGEKYDPDANTWTALPPMNEARHNFGIVEIDGMLYVLGGEDGEKELISMECYDIYSKTWTKQPDLTMVRKIGCYAAMKKKIYAMGGGSYGKLFESVECYDPRTQQWTAICPLKERRFGAVACGVAMELYVFGGVRSREDIQGGEMVTCKSEFYHDEFKRWIYLNDQNLCIPASSSFVYGAVPIGASIYVIGDLDTGTNYDYVREFKRSTGTWHHTKPLLPSDLRRTGCAALRIANCKLFRLQLQQGLFRIRVHSP from the exons ttacattttttttccctttcttaggACAAAGTTAAACTATAATCCTCCAAAAGATGATGGATCAACTTATAAGATTGAACTTGAAGGGATATCGGTAATGGTTATGAGAGAGATCCTGGATTACATCTTCAGTGGGCAG ATCAGGCTAAATGAAGATACAATCCAAGATGTTGTACAGGCAGCAGACCTGCTGCTGCTGACGGACCTTAAAACTCTGTGCTGTGAGTTTCTGGAAGGCTGTATCGCTGCCGAGAACTGCATCGGCATCCGTGACTTCGCACTGCATTACTGCCTTCATCACGTGCACTACCTTGCCACGGAATACTTGGAGACTCATTTCCGAGATGTGAGCAGCACGGAAGAATTCCTAGAACTGAGTCCTCAAAAGCTTAAAGAAGTGATTTCTCTTGAGAAGTTAAATGTTGGCAATGAAAGATACGTATTTGAAGCAGTAATTCGATGGATAGCACATGATACCGAAATAAGAAAG GTCCACATGAAGGATGTTATGTCAGCTCTGTGGGTTTCAGGGTTGGACTCCAGTTATTTACGGGAACAGATGCTGAATGAACCATTAGTACGAGAGATTGTCAAGGAGTGTAGCAACATACCACTCAGCCAGCCGCAGCAAGGAGAGGCCATGCTGGCGAACTTCAAACCCCGGGGTTACTCCGAGTGCATCGTGACTGTTGGTGGAGAAGAAAGAGT ttCACGGAAGCCAACAGCAGCGATGCGATGCATGTGTCCTCTCTATGACCCTAATAGGCAGCTTTGGATTGAACTGGCCCCGTTAAGCATGCCGAGAATTAACCACGGAGTTCTCTCAGCAG aaggatttttgtttgtattcGGGGGCCAAGACGAAAATAAGCAGACACTGAGCTCGGGAGAGAAGTATGACCCGGATGCAAACACATGGACTGCATTGCCACCCATGAATGAG GCAAGACATAACTTTGGAATCGTGGAGATAGATGGGATGCTGTACGTTCTGGGAGGAGAGGATGGTGAAAAGGAGCTGATTTCCATGGAGTGTTACGACATTTATTCTAAAACCTGGACAAAGCAACCTGATTTGACCATGGTCAGAAAG ATTGGCTGCTATGcagctatgaaaaagaaaatctatgccATGGGTGGGGGATCATATGGAAAACTTTTTGAATCTGTGGAGTGTTACGATCCGAGGACCCAGCAATGGACTGCTATCTGTCCACTGAAGGAGAGGAG ATTTGGAGCGGTGGCCTGTGGAGTTGCCATGGAACTGTACGTGTTTGGGGGAGTCAGAAGTCGTGAGGACATCCAGGGTGGTGAGATGGTCACTTGCAAGTCAGAGTTCTACCATGATGAATTTAAAAG GTGGATCTATCTTAATGACCAGAATTTGTGCATCCCCGCCAGTTCTTCTTTTGTTTATGGAGCTGTACCTATAGGAGCCAGTATTTATGTTATTGGAGATCTTGATACAG GTACCAATTACGACTACGTGCGAGAGTTTAAAAGAAGCACAGGAACCTGGCACCACACCAAACCACTCCTTCCGTCTGACCTTCGCCGCACAGGGTGTGCAGCCTTACGTATTGCCAATTGCAAGCTCTTCCGCCTGCAGCTTCAGCAAGGCTTATTCCGTATTCGTGTTCATTCGCCTTGA
- the GAN gene encoding gigaxonin isoform X1, whose protein sequence is MAEGSAVSDPQHAARLLRALSSFREESRFCDAHLVLDGEEIPVQKNILAAASPYIRTKLNYNPPKDDGSTYKIELEGISVMVMREILDYIFSGQIRLNEDTIQDVVQAADLLLLTDLKTLCCEFLEGCIAAENCIGIRDFALHYCLHHVHYLATEYLETHFRDVSSTEEFLELSPQKLKEVISLEKLNVGNERYVFEAVIRWIAHDTEIRKVHMKDVMSALWVSGLDSSYLREQMLNEPLVREIVKECSNIPLSQPQQGEAMLANFKPRGYSECIVTVGGEERVSRKPTAAMRCMCPLYDPNRQLWIELAPLSMPRINHGVLSAEGFLFVFGGQDENKQTLSSGEKYDPDANTWTALPPMNEARHNFGIVEIDGMLYVLGGEDGEKELISMECYDIYSKTWTKQPDLTMVRKIGCYAAMKKKIYAMGGGSYGKLFESVECYDPRTQQWTAICPLKERRFGAVACGVAMELYVFGGVRSREDIQGGEMVTCKSEFYHDEFKRWIYLNDQNLCIPASSSFVYGAVPIGASIYVIGDLDTGTNYDYVREFKRSTGTWHHTKPLLPSDLRRTGCAALRIANCKLFRLQLQQGLFRIRVHSP, encoded by the exons gACAAAGTTAAACTATAATCCTCCAAAAGATGATGGATCAACTTATAAGATTGAACTTGAAGGGATATCGGTAATGGTTATGAGAGAGATCCTGGATTACATCTTCAGTGGGCAG ATCAGGCTAAATGAAGATACAATCCAAGATGTTGTACAGGCAGCAGACCTGCTGCTGCTGACGGACCTTAAAACTCTGTGCTGTGAGTTTCTGGAAGGCTGTATCGCTGCCGAGAACTGCATCGGCATCCGTGACTTCGCACTGCATTACTGCCTTCATCACGTGCACTACCTTGCCACGGAATACTTGGAGACTCATTTCCGAGATGTGAGCAGCACGGAAGAATTCCTAGAACTGAGTCCTCAAAAGCTTAAAGAAGTGATTTCTCTTGAGAAGTTAAATGTTGGCAATGAAAGATACGTATTTGAAGCAGTAATTCGATGGATAGCACATGATACCGAAATAAGAAAG GTCCACATGAAGGATGTTATGTCAGCTCTGTGGGTTTCAGGGTTGGACTCCAGTTATTTACGGGAACAGATGCTGAATGAACCATTAGTACGAGAGATTGTCAAGGAGTGTAGCAACATACCACTCAGCCAGCCGCAGCAAGGAGAGGCCATGCTGGCGAACTTCAAACCCCGGGGTTACTCCGAGTGCATCGTGACTGTTGGTGGAGAAGAAAGAGT ttCACGGAAGCCAACAGCAGCGATGCGATGCATGTGTCCTCTCTATGACCCTAATAGGCAGCTTTGGATTGAACTGGCCCCGTTAAGCATGCCGAGAATTAACCACGGAGTTCTCTCAGCAG aaggatttttgtttgtattcGGGGGCCAAGACGAAAATAAGCAGACACTGAGCTCGGGAGAGAAGTATGACCCGGATGCAAACACATGGACTGCATTGCCACCCATGAATGAG GCAAGACATAACTTTGGAATCGTGGAGATAGATGGGATGCTGTACGTTCTGGGAGGAGAGGATGGTGAAAAGGAGCTGATTTCCATGGAGTGTTACGACATTTATTCTAAAACCTGGACAAAGCAACCTGATTTGACCATGGTCAGAAAG ATTGGCTGCTATGcagctatgaaaaagaaaatctatgccATGGGTGGGGGATCATATGGAAAACTTTTTGAATCTGTGGAGTGTTACGATCCGAGGACCCAGCAATGGACTGCTATCTGTCCACTGAAGGAGAGGAG ATTTGGAGCGGTGGCCTGTGGAGTTGCCATGGAACTGTACGTGTTTGGGGGAGTCAGAAGTCGTGAGGACATCCAGGGTGGTGAGATGGTCACTTGCAAGTCAGAGTTCTACCATGATGAATTTAAAAG GTGGATCTATCTTAATGACCAGAATTTGTGCATCCCCGCCAGTTCTTCTTTTGTTTATGGAGCTGTACCTATAGGAGCCAGTATTTATGTTATTGGAGATCTTGATACAG GTACCAATTACGACTACGTGCGAGAGTTTAAAAGAAGCACAGGAACCTGGCACCACACCAAACCACTCCTTCCGTCTGACCTTCGCCGCACAGGGTGTGCAGCCTTACGTATTGCCAATTGCAAGCTCTTCCGCCTGCAGCTTCAGCAAGGCTTATTCCGTATTCGTGTTCATTCGCCTTGA